The candidate division KSB1 bacterium region CGCAGCTTTTGAAACAAGCAGGCTATAAAATGTATATTCATCTCAGGCCTCAAAGCTCGGAGCTGGAATTGCCATCGGATTTGTATCGCTGGCGCGGCGTCGATGGTTCGGAGATTCTCGGCTATCGCATCGCAGTGGGGCTTTATCATACCGAATATGATAATCTTGAACAACGCCTCATCGAAGGAGTGGAGTTGGCGCTGAAACTCAACCGCGATGTGCCCGTTTTCTGGGGCATCGGAGATCACGGCGGCGGCGCCACGCGAGCGGATCTGGAAAAAATCAAACAATTTCAGGCCAGTGAAAAGCGGGTCGAGGTCATCCACAGCACACCCGAGCGATTTTACGAGGCAGTCAGAGATCCGGCTCAAAACGCACCCTTGGTGGAGGGTGATCTGCAGCGAATTTTCACAGGCTGCTACACCTCTCTATCTCGGATCAAACGAGGGGCACAGAAAAGTTTGCATCGACTGGTTCAAGCCGAAACGCTTCGGGCAGCGACCTGGTGGCTTTATGGACAGGAATATCCTCAATCAGAATTGATGGCAGCCTGGCAGGATCATCTGTTTAATGACTTCCACGACATTCTGCCTGGCTCCTGCACTGAGCCAGCCGAACGGGATGCGCTGGATTGGTACGGCCGAGTTGCAGAAACAGCCCGCCGTTTACGATTGGGAGCAGCAATCACTTTTAACAATGGGTCACCGAAGTCAACCGTGTTGAGCACCCCTTCACTCAACCATCAAACTTGCTCAACCAACTTAACTCAATCAACTCACTTAACCACTCAACCGATTATTCCCCTCACAATCATGAACACCAATCCAGGCCTCACCCATGTTCCCATCGAGGTGGAATGCATGCTCTCCCATCGGCCGAAATGGAGTGGTGTATGGCATCTCAAGCTGTTCAATTTGAATGAGACCGAGCTGCCTTGCCAGGAAGAGCAGCCCGAGGCGCTGCTACCATTCAACGGTTGGCGACGCAAAGTGAGTTTTATGGCCGATTTGCCTGGCGTGGGGGCGACCCATTTTTACCTGCTGCCCGTGGAGGGCGAGCCACCCACCAGCAGCGCAATCCCAATGCTGAAGTTCCAAATTGATGCAACCTCGGGTTTGATTAAAGAATTAAATGGCTCTGATAGCAAAAATTGTTTGGCAGGCCCTCTCATGCAACCATTGGTGGTCGAAGATACAGGTGATTCCTGGGGCACAGATTGTTGGGCGTACCGCCATGTGATCGGCCGATTCGAGCTTGAGCCAGGTAGCTTTCGGATCGTTGAAACAGGACCGATCCGCACGATCTATCAATCGGTGCTCACATTCAACCATAGCCGCGTCGTCATGAACACCATCGCTTATGCAGATTTCCCGGTTATCGAGTATCGATTACGGATTCATTGGAACGAGGAACGCCGGCGGTTGAAATTATCAATTCCGACGGTATTCAAATCGGATAAACTGATTGGCGAGGTGCCTGGCGGCATCATTTCCCGTCCGGCGGATGGCGAGGAGCACGTCCATGGCCGCTGGTTGATGATCGAAAGTGGTCAGGACACAGCATTGGGAGTGGTGAATAGCGGCCAGCATGGGCTGGATTTCAAAGATGGCGAGCTACGACTGTCGGTGTTGCGTAGCGCTGCCTATTGCCATGAGCGAGGATTCCATTTGGACCCTTATCCCGCGCGTAAATTTATGGATCAGGGAGTGCATGAGGTGCGGTTGTTAGTGACAGTGGGTTCGCCGGAAGCGGTTCGGCGGTCGCTGCCAGGCCTGGCCGCTTGGCTCAATGGTCCCCCGTTCGCCTTGGCGCATCTGCCGATTTGTCCGCTTTTGCCAGATCATGAAGTAGCTTCTGGCGTTACAGCGCAAACACTGTTGTCCCTTTCACCCGATCATGTCTCTCTATTGGCTTGTAAAAAGAGCTGGGATGGCAACGCGTTGATCCTCCGCTTACAAGAGAGCGCTGGAATCGCTTCGCACACAACGATAAAGTTAACTCAGCCAGAAGTGCAAATCAATTTGGCTTTTCGTCCGCTCGAAATTAAAACGGTGCGCGTCGAGGCTTCGGGCCGATGGGCTGAAGTCGATTTAATCGATGAAATCTAAGCATAATGTTGTTAATTGAGATTTATTCTTTGAAAAGGGGACAATCGGGAGCTACTGAATATCTTAGATTCTCTTGCGATTGTGCCCCTCAAAGGTCATAATCAAGATCATTTCCCAATTTGATTCCGCAAACCGCTGTGTAGCGACTTCAAATGGCACACCTTTACCTCTGCATGATCTCATCATCTTTTCCAATCTTTTTCAATATTACAAAATTAATTTTAAGGACAATCTTTCCGCCTTGCTGAACATTTTTTGATGCTGCACTCCACGCGCACTGCCCTGTTAGATTTTTCCGACTACTTGAGCTCAAAAAATGTTAAAACCATTAAAGCTGCTATTGAAAGGGATGCGAGTTTATCATGAATGCCCGAATGAATTCGGGCATTCATGACAAATTAACAGGAATTACTGACCGGTTCAACGGTCTCTGAGAACAAAATTTTATAAAGAGACGCTAATAGCCAGTTGACAGGTAGAAATCTTTAAATGAAATCACTCCAAAGTAACCAGATTCCTCACTTCGTTCGGACTGACGCTTTTGCTTCTTTAATTGTTTTCGTTCAGGCATTAATTAGCCACTAAATATCTTGATCGACCCAAGAGCAAAAATTGTTTTCAGGAACGGAATATCGGGGCAATCGTTAAATTGATTCGTTGTGAAGATAGAGATTAGGATAAAAGGATGGATGATGGACATGAAGATAAAATTTTATTTGATGATTGGAGTTTTGATCATCATATTGTTCGGTTCATGCATGACCTTGATAACTGCGAGGCCGAAAAAAGTTCACTTTGCCCAACGATTACAAGTTTTCCCAATTTCCCAATTGCCATTGAAGGACAGCGCTGTCATTTATTGGGACAATCACTTGATCCCTTTTATCGATGCCAGAAACGATGCGGATTGCGCGTTTTTGTTGGGCATGGTGCATGCGCATCTGCGGCTGGCGCAAATGACGCTTTTGCGCCGTGTCGTGGAAGGTCGATTGGCTGAAAGCGCTGGACCCCTGGCGACTGATATCGATCATGCGATTCGGATTATTAACCTGGGGGGTAACGCTGACAGCATTATCCAAGTTCTACCCGAGGAAACCAGAGATTGGTTACAGAATTATGTGAATGGGATTAATTTTTATCAAGAGCAGATGGGGGATAGGCCTTCGGAACTTGCATTGCTGGGCATCGATATCGAGCCATGGGCGCTCGTGGATGTGATTAAGCTGGGCCGCCTGGCGTCAGCGGATGTGAACTGGTTCAACTGGTTCCAATGGCTCAAATTTCGCGAAAAGCCATATTGGCCAGAAATCTGGCAACGATTCTTAGATCAGGGCTTTCAATCCACGCCCAGCTTTCGGCCTGAGCTCAGTTTTATCCCATCAGCGATTAAATCAGGAAGCAATGCCATGGTGATCTCCGCAGAGCGATCTGCGGATGGCCATGCAATCTTGGCGACCGATCCGCATCTGGGATTGCAATTGCCGAATTTTTGGCTGATTGCCGGCTATCGTTGCCCGTCATTCCATGTCATCGGCTTTATGCTTCCTGGGATACCTATGGTTCTGGTCGGTCGCAATCCAAATATCGCCTGGGGCGGTACCAATATGCGCAGTGCCAGCAGCGATCTTTATGAATTGTCAGATGAGATGATTTCCCAACTCAAGATCCGCACCGAGAAGATCAAGGTCCGATGGTGGCGCGACAAAGAGGTATTCGTTCGCACCTCATCTTTGGGTCCTGTCATATCCGATGCTCCTTTCTTTAAAAATATCGAAAAGCCATTTGCGATGAGATGGGTGGGACATCAGGCCACTGATGAATATACGGCTTTTTACCGCCTAAATCGGGCGACTAATTGGACTGAATTTCGGCAGGCGTTCGAAAGCTACGGCGTGTCAGGACAAAATTTTTTATACGCGGATGTCCAGGGTCATATTGGCATGGTTCCAGCGGTAAAGATCCCCAGGCGCCAGCAATTGCAACCTGATGACTTTCTTTTGAACCCAAAAAATCCGCGACATCAATGGAATGGGCTACTGGGCACGTTGGAGCTACCATTCGCATACGATCCTCCCCAGGGTTTCCTCGTCTCGGCTAATAATCGACCCTTTGTTCATGATCCCGCATTGGGTTATTTCTTTTCAGCGAACGATCGGGTGGAGCGGCTCAGCGAGCTGCTGCGACAGTGCTCCAAAGTTGATCTCGATGCGATTAAGCAGATTCAGCAAGATGTCTATGTGCCTTCTGCGATCAGATTGCGCGATCTGCTAATCGAAAAAATGGATCGCCTCGAACTGATTGAGGCGAACAATAAGGAATTTGTCGATCAGCTTCGTCAGTGGGATGGGTACTATCATCGGGATTCCAAAGGTCCAGTGGTTTTTCAGATGCTGCTTTATCACTTGATTCGAATCTATTACGGGCAAAAATACGATGCAGATTTTGCGGAAGCTTTACTCGGTTCCGAACATGCTAATAGCTTTTTGCTCCATGATCTGAAGATGGAGAACGACGCATTGTTGAAAAACACATTATCGCAGGCGCTCGAGAAGGCGAACCCCGACGCAGGAAGATTTGATAATTGGGGCGAAATGCATCGGTTGGAGGTGAGCCATATTTTGGGGCGCATTCCACTGATCGGAGCTCGATTCCGTTACGGCAATTATCCAACGGATGGGAGCTACAATTCGGCGATGAAAACGGCGCACGCGATCACCAATCAGCGCCACGATACTTTTTACGGCGCCAATTCTCGTTTCATTGCCATGATGCGGGATTTAGATGAAAACTATTTTGTGCTATTGGGCGGTCAGGATGGTTGGTTGGGGAGCGACCAGTTTGCCGACCAGGTGCCATTATGGTTGAAGAACGATTATATTCAAATACCGTTCCGAATCGAGACTGTCCAAAAGGTATTTCCATATCATCTTCAGCTCACACCAGGGAAAGCAGGCAATTTTGAGCCTTCGATCCGATAATAGTTTTTTGAAAATTTTTGAACCCAATTTCGGGAAGATGTCAATGATGATTTGTTCTCCCAACAAATTGAAATTCAACCGAAATGGTCGATGAAGATGCCCCGGCATGTGCAGCCACCGTGTTTGGAATAATCGGGTTGCAAATTTGATATCCGAAAAAATTTTGTAATAAGATTTCTATGAATATTATTTTTGCGGGAGCATATTCAGTCTGATTTATTAAATGATACTATCTGGCATGCGGACGATGTTTTTCCAGAGCAATTGCACGAATGGGTAACAAATGACATCGCTTAAAGGGACTCTTGGGAGAATAGTTCTGCCGCGTTTCAGGGTTAGCGGCCGTGTATCAATTTCAATGGTCAGCTTGGAGCCCTCCAAACGAACTCGGGATTGAATGGGCAGTGCGGGGTTGGATTCACCTGGCAGCACAAGCACCAATGCCAACGCGGATAAAGAGCTGCTCAACTGGTCATCTCTGCTGATCGCTTGCGTGCGAAAGCGATTGCGGCTCACCAGCAGACAAGGGATACTCTGACTGGCCAAGACCCAAGCGCATGCTAATCGTATCTTCTGCTCTTCCGAAAGCTCCGAGAATGAGCTGACGGATTGATATGCTTGTATCAGCGGCTGTCGCAATGATTCAGGCAGGTTAATTCGGATGGTATGGGTTTGCGGCTGTTGAGCGCTGAGCATCGAGAACAAGACATGGCATAGCGGCCCGGTGATTGAATCAGATGGGTCAAGCTGCACATTGGCTGGAGCTGTGTGTCCGAATAGCTCTAATAGTTTTTCAAATGGGGCAGCCACTGATCGAATGATGCTGGACACAGCAGAGTCGATTAATGGATCGATGTAAGTTGACAGCTCCTCGAGGGTATTGAGCAATCGCCCTTTTTTTGCTTCCAGCTTTTCTCGGAGCTGTGCTGGCATGGTGGGAAGCTCCCAGTCCATCGTCTGAGGTCGCTCGGGCCTCGTATCCCGGGTCCAATAGACCAGCCGTGCTTGACCTGTTTCATCGATTTGGATCGCCCAGATCACCCCCTCCATCCAGCCAGCAGTACCAGAGTTAAAGTATCGGCTTTTGATCAATGACAGATCTGGTTTGATGATCCCTCGGGTTTGTTGAGCGATTTCATCTTCCAGCTTATTGAGCCAGGGTCGGAGCATGGGGATCAACTTTTTCAAATTATAGAATGGTTGACTTTTGGGCGAATGGGTATGGCCCAGGCAGATGAGATTGTTGCGTTGAGCTTCATTGCCATCGACCGTCTTTCGAATGGCGATAGTGGCACCTGTCAACGCTGCCAGCGTTTCCAGAAAAAAGACATCATCATCAGTACAACGCTCATGATCTTCAAGATGCTGGATTCGATGAGCCAGTTTTCGAGCTGGCAAATGGGCAGGGAAACTGCTGAACACCAACGCATGCGACAGCAATTCCGAAAAATCGATGACCGGAGTTCCAGCATAGGCGATCCCACCGGCGTCGATAAATGGGTCATCCAGAAAATCCAGTGGGGTAGCAATGGCGCTGACGATGAGCTTGCCGATGATGTGATTTTCGTCGCAGTTCCAAAAGTCCCATTGATGACCATGCGCCACGAGCATCGGAGCTTTTGATCTATATGGTTCCGCGTCTAAACCGAAATTGAGGATGGACTCGTCCATCGTCTTGATGCCTTCAATGATCGCAAAGTCGTAGACTTGAAACGGCTCAGATCCTGGAATCGCCTCGAAGTAATCTTTAAGCACCGCAAACACCTCGGGATTGCGGATCGCGGCGTCGTGATTGCCATAGAGTCGGAAATAACGCCCCAAACGGTGCAATTTTGCCAGCCGCTGATAAACAGGCTGATGCGTGTCTAAAATTTCCTCGAGCTTTTGTTTAGGTCCGCGGCTGAAATCTCGATAATACCATAGCTCATCGCAATCGCCCACCTCAAGGACTGTATACCCGTTCTCCAAAGCAAAATCCAGCAGTTCACAATAGAGCTGTTGATTGCAAGAAAAATGATCGAAGGAGCCAAACTCCAACGGTTCGCGCTGGTCTGAGCGGGCATCGCGATGGATATCGCTGAAGATCAGATATTTTGGTCCATCTGGCCCTGGCGGTGGAAGCCGTTTCACGCTGAAATTAGGATCAGCTTCAATTTCATTAAATAGCAAACGCCACCAGGGCAGCGGATTCGTGATGGCGCAATAGAGCATGGCAGCGATGATCAAAAAAATCCCAATCGGTGCGAAGCGGGCCATTTTCATCAATTCCCATTCTACGGCTTCGTCGGCTTGTGCCTGTCGAATCAACTCCATAAAGACCCGAAGCACGGAAGTTGCATCTAACCTGCCAGGAGTTTGAAAGCTGGCTTCTTTTATGGTTTGTAAGATAGAGGTGAATAGATTTCCAGCGGATTGTGCAGAGCGATCCGAACAAGAGACCTGATCGTCCAGGGCAGCTTTTTGAATCAAATACTCCAGACCGAGGCCGCTTAACAACTGACCGAACGATAATTGAAACTCTGGTCGGGCCAGAACTTTGTGTAATATCGGATTGTTTGCAGATTTGGGGAGGAGGTTCAACTCGTTCAGTTCCCAGCGCTGATGCAGCGAGGGCTCGGTGCTGAGCAGAAGGTCGCTCAGGGCATCAGCCAATCGTTCCGGTCCGCACCATTTCAGGGCTGCTGTGAGTATTGGCCCCCAGAGTTTGGTCAAGCTTTCTCGGATGGCTCCCGACCCGCCCAGGCAACGTCGAGCTATCTCGCGAATCAAGCTATTCAGGTCAACCTTGCCTTTTAACCAAACCTCCAATAAGGTTTGAAACGCGTTTGGGCTGAGCTCTTCGGCTAATTCAGTCACCAGTTTGACCACGTGATTCCAATCTA contains the following coding sequences:
- a CDS encoding penicillin acylase family protein — protein: MKIKFYLMIGVLIIILFGSCMTLITARPKKVHFAQRLQVFPISQLPLKDSAVIYWDNHLIPFIDARNDADCAFLLGMVHAHLRLAQMTLLRRVVEGRLAESAGPLATDIDHAIRIINLGGNADSIIQVLPEETRDWLQNYVNGINFYQEQMGDRPSELALLGIDIEPWALVDVIKLGRLASADVNWFNWFQWLKFREKPYWPEIWQRFLDQGFQSTPSFRPELSFIPSAIKSGSNAMVISAERSADGHAILATDPHLGLQLPNFWLIAGYRCPSFHVIGFMLPGIPMVLVGRNPNIAWGGTNMRSASSDLYELSDEMISQLKIRTEKIKVRWWRDKEVFVRTSSLGPVISDAPFFKNIEKPFAMRWVGHQATDEYTAFYRLNRATNWTEFRQAFESYGVSGQNFLYADVQGHIGMVPAVKIPRRQQLQPDDFLLNPKNPRHQWNGLLGTLELPFAYDPPQGFLVSANNRPFVHDPALGYFFSANDRVERLSELLRQCSKVDLDAIKQIQQDVYVPSAIRLRDLLIEKMDRLELIEANNKEFVDQLRQWDGYYHRDSKGPVVFQMLLYHLIRIYYGQKYDADFAEALLGSEHANSFLLHDLKMENDALLKNTLSQALEKANPDAGRFDNWGEMHRLEVSHILGRIPLIGARFRYGNYPTDGSYNSAMKTAHAITNQRHDTFYGANSRFIAMMRDLDENYFVLLGGQDGWLGSDQFADQVPLWLKNDYIQIPFRIETVQKVFPYHLQLTPGKAGNFEPSIR